The DNA segment CTTCCCCTCGGCCCGGGGAGTCTTGCTGGACGCCTCCGACACCATGCTCGACCGTGCCAAGACGGACCTCGCACGGTTCGGCGAGCGGGTCGACTTCCGGATCGGCGACATGACGCAGCTGCGCGCCGCGGGCGTCCCCGAGGGCGCCGGTGCCGTGCTGTCCTCACGCGCCAGCCACCACCTGGGCCGCGAGGAACTGCACGGCTTCTACCGCGAGGCGGCCGGGCTGCTCCGGCCGGGCGGCTGGCTGATCAACCTCGACCACATCGCGCCGGACGACGCGGTGTGGGACCGCCGCTACAGGACGGTGCGCACCCGCTTCACACCGCCCCGGCCCTCGGCCACCGCCCACCACCACGACGGGCCGCTGCCGACCGTCCGCGACCACGTCGACGGCTACCGCGCCGCCGGGGTGAGCGAGGCGGACATCGCCTGGAAGGCCTTCTACACCTGCCTGTTCGTGGGCCGGACACCGCCGGCCTGAGCAACCGGCGGGCATGCCGGCCCTCGCCACCGACCCGGCACGCCCGCCCCACCGCCGCACCGGCCCCCACCCCGCGGCCGGCGGCCACCGTTCCACCGGCCCGCGCACCCCGAACAGCCGGCCTCCCCGCGCCCGGATCACCGGACGGCGCAGCGGCACACCTCAACCCGGCGCCGGACGGGCCGTCGGGCAGGGCCCCACCCGGCCCCACCGTCCGCAGGTGCCGCACCCGCCGGAAGATCCGCCGGTGCTCACCGCCCTCACCCCCCGCGAGGCCTGCCGGCCCTTTTCCGCCGGCGACCGCCCTGTTCACGCCGCCGGGCCGCCCGGCCGCACCACCCGCAAGAGCCGCGCAAGGATCACCATGACCATCGACATCGAACCGGGCACCGGCCGGGACCACGGCCCGCGCCGCGCGCTGCGCGGCCGGCACCTGCACAGGTGGCTGCACGTCAGCCTGCCCCTGCTGATCGCCTTCTCGGTCGCCCAGTTGAGCAAGTCCTCCATCGGCGTCATCGTCGCCGACGGCCCCTTCAGCCACCAGTTCGGCCTGGACAAGCACCCCGGCTCGGTGGGCTGGCTGACCAGCCTCTTCCTGTACGCGTACGGGGTCGCGCTGTTCCTCTGGGGATTCGTGCTCAAGCGCATCGGGCCGCGCAAGTCGATGCTCATAGGCACCGCGATCTGGGTGGTCGCGCTCGCCCTGCCGCCGTTCGTGAACACCCTCAACCAGCTGTACGGGACCAGGATCCTGCTCGCCATCGGCGAGGCCTGTTTCTATCCGGTCGCGCACACGCTCACCGCGCGCTGGTTCCCGATGCACGAACGGGCCCGCGCCAACGCCTCCTGGCTGTCCGGGATCTTCGTGGGGTCGGCCCTCGGCAGCTCCCTGACCACCACCATGCTCTCCTCCGCCGGGTGGCGCGCCACCTTCTTCGTGCAGGCGGTGGTGGCCGCACTGTTCGCCTTCTGCGTGGTGCTGGTACTCCTCCAGGACCGCCCGGACTCCTCGCAGGGGGTGAGCGAGGAGGAGGTGAAGCACATCGTCGAGGGCCGTTTCGAGTCGACGACGGTCATCCCGAAGCGGGGCCCCGAGTCACCGTTCCGCAACTACCGGTACTGGCTCACCATGCTGATGTACATCGGCACCAACGCCCCGTTCTACGGACTGGTGACCTGGGTGCCGCTGTACCTGCGCGACGAGCGCCACGTCGACCTGGGCGACATCGGGCTGCTGCTGACGGTGGCCAACGTGCTCTCGATCATCGTGATGGTCCTGGTGGGCCGCGCCTCCGACCGGAAGGTGAAGCGTGCGGGCTGGGCAGCATGGGGGTTCGCCATCGAGGGCATCGGGATCGCGGGCACGGCGCTGTTCGGCAACGCCGGCGTCGACAGCTTCTTCATCTTCCTCGGCCTCGCCGGCAACGCCTGGTGCGTCGTCACCAACTGGACGCTGCTGCACAGCCTGATGCCGACGCGCCAGTCCGAGTACTCCAGCAGTGTCTTCTCCTCGCTGACCAACCTGGTCGGCGCCGCGCTCCCCGGCCTGATGGGCACCCTGCTGACGGCCACCGGCTCCTACACGGCCGGCTTCGGCGTGCTGTTCTTCTCGGTCGTGGTGTCCCTCGGCTGCTGCCTGGTGCTGCGCCCGCAGGGCTACTGACGCCGGCGCCCCCGGACTGATCGGGGCGGAGCCCCGTCTTGAAGGGGCGCGGGGAACGGCGCGCCCAGCCACGACGCGACCTGCGGGTCGCCACCGGCCGATAGCGGCAGTCTCTGCCGTCTTCGGACCACCGGCAGGTGCGGATCACCGGCAGGTGGTGGGTTGCGCGCGCAGTTCCCCGCGCCCCTTGACCGGGCCCAGCCCCGCCCTTCAGGGGCGCGGAGCTGGGCCGATATGCGACTCCGCCGCGTCGGCGCGACAAGCCCTGACGAGGCCGCCAGGTTGTCACCGGCGGAAGGGGCTGTCCCGGTCCCGTCCGGGGCACCGGAGCGTGGGCACGCCGACGCGAGGGGACGCCCAGCGCGACGGGACGGTCAGCCCGCGGGATGGTCAGCCCCGGGTCACGGTGTCGGCGACTTCAGCGCCCTGCTCCGGCTCGTCCAGGCAGAGCCGGTCGGCCGTGCGCGTCAGGTGCTCCCGCATGATCCGCGCACCGCTCTCCGCGTCACCGGACTTGATGGCCGCCAGGATCGCGCGGTGCTCCTCCAGACCCCGGTGGCCCATCTCGGGGGCCGTGCTCTTCGCCGTGCGCAGCGACATCAGCAGCGGGCCGTGGAAGGAGCGCACCAGCATCTCGAACGCGGTGTTGTGCGTGGCCGCGGCGAGCCGGGTGTGGAACTCGGCGGAGAGCGACACGTCGTACTCCCCGCTGGCCAGGGCCGCCTCCTGGCGGTCGCAGATGGACGTCAGGGCGGCGATGTCCGCCTCGTCCGCGTGGGCGCAGAGGTTCGGGATGATGCCGACCTCCAGCACCAGGCGTACCTCGGTGACCTCGGTGGCCGTCACCGACGACAGGGTGAGCAGGTCGACGATGCTGGCGCCCACCCGGTCGCTGGTGGGCTGGGTGACGAAGGCGCCGCCGTGGGCGCCGACGCGGATCTCCACGAGGCCGCCGGCCTCCAGGACCCGCAGGGCCTCGCGCACGGTGACTCGGCTGACCCCGAACCGCTCGCACATCTCGCGCTCCGGGGGGAGGCGGTCGCCCGGTGAGAGCTTGCCCTCGTGGATGAGCGTGCGCACCTGGTCCACGATCAGCGCGGAGATCCGCCGGTCGTTCACGGGACTCAGCAGGCGGCCGGACTGGCCGTCCGCACTGTTCGCGGAGGCTCGGCGGGGCGGCATAAAAGGGTCCTTTCGTTACGCGTTGACGAGTCTAGCTTAGCGGAATAGGGTATGACCAATAGTCCCTGGGTGTGTTCTACCCTCCGCCCGCCGGCCGACTCGTCCCCACAGTGACATCCACGCGCGCGTGCGCGCGCGAGAACAGGGAAACCCGCGGCAGCCGCTGCGGCGCTGCGGCCCGGCCTCCGGCCGCGGTCGCCACCCGGCGGTGGGTAAGTATCGGCGATCCCCCGACGAGGTGCCAGCGTGGACGAAGGACTGCCCGAGCGAGCCCGTGCCGCGGTGGCCGAGGAGCCCTGCACGACACGGCTGCGCGATCTCCCGCTGCCCAGGCCCGGGGCGGACGAGGGCCTGCTGAAGGTGGAGGCCACCGGTGTCTGCGCGGCCGACTGGGAGAGCTACCTCCGCGGGCCGGGTGGTGTCATCCTCGGCCACGAGACGGTCGGGAGGGTGTCGGCGCTGGGGGAGCGGGCCGCCGAGCGCTGGGGGGTGGCGGTCGGCGACCGGGTCGCCGTGGAGGAGTTCCTGCCGTGCGGCGCCTGCCGCCCCTGCCGCCGGGGCGACTACCGGCTGTGCCGGGCCGCCGGCGAGGGCGGAGCACCCCCGCCCCCGGGCTACGGCCGCACACCGGTGGACGCCCGGCCCGGCCTGTACGGCGGTTTCAGTGAGTACCTCTACCTGCATCCGCGCGCCGTCGTGCACCCGGTGGGCGATGCCGTCGACGCCCGTGCGGCCACCCTCTTCGCGCCGCTGTCGAGCGGTATCCGCTGGGTCAGGCGGCAGGCGCGGCTGCGCGCCGGGGACACCGTCGTGGTCGCCGGCACGGGCAGGCGGGGCCTGGGGTGCGTGCTGGCCGCCCATGACGCGGGCGCCGGCACCGTCGTCGCGGTGGGCCCGGCCGCCCACTGGCAGCAGCTCCACCTCGCCAAGCATCTCGGCGCCGGCCACGTGGTCTTCTGCGACGAGGAGGACGCGGTGGACGGTGTGCTGGAGCTGACCGGCGGGCGCGGCGCGGACATCGTCGTGCACCTCATGCCCGAGGCCGGCACCGTCGCCGACGCCGTCGCGATGTCCGCCGCCCGTGGCGCGGTCGTGCTTGCGGCGCCGGACGTGGGCCGGCCGGCGGCCGGCTTCCCCTACGAGACCGTGGTGCGGCGCGAGCTGCGCCTCGTCGGCGCGCAGGGGCACGACCACCGGTCGGTGGAGCGCGCGCTCGACATCATCAGGTCCGGGCGCTACCCGCTGCACCTCCTGACGACCCATCACTTCCCGGTGGCCGAGACCGACTTGGCGCTGCGCACCGCGGCT comes from the Streptomyces sp. TS71-3 genome and includes:
- a CDS encoding trans-aconitate 2-methyltransferase, translating into MPEQSRTAAAVWSDPDFARAWLGADPQGAADLLELPRGIAAALVAETTPEPGLIVDVAGGAGKFLAVLLDAFPSARGVLLDASDTMLDRAKTDLARFGERVDFRIGDMTQLRAAGVPEGAGAVLSSRASHHLGREELHGFYREAAGLLRPGGWLINLDHIAPDDAVWDRRYRTVRTRFTPPRPSATAHHHDGPLPTVRDHVDGYRAAGVSEADIAWKAFYTCLFVGRTPPA
- a CDS encoding zinc-binding dehydrogenase, yielding MDEGLPERARAAVAEEPCTTRLRDLPLPRPGADEGLLKVEATGVCAADWESYLRGPGGVILGHETVGRVSALGERAAERWGVAVGDRVAVEEFLPCGACRPCRRGDYRLCRAAGEGGAPPPPGYGRTPVDARPGLYGGFSEYLYLHPRAVVHPVGDAVDARAATLFAPLSSGIRWVRRQARLRAGDTVVVAGTGRRGLGCVLAAHDAGAGTVVAVGPAAHWQQLHLAKHLGAGHVVFCDEEDAVDGVLELTGGRGADIVVHLMPEAGTVADAVAMSAARGAVVLAAPDVGRPAAGFPYETVVRRELRLVGAQGHDHRSVERALDIIRSGRYPLHLLTTHHFPVAETDLALRTAAGRTGVHALHVSVGM
- a CDS encoding MFS transporter; translation: MTIDIEPGTGRDHGPRRALRGRHLHRWLHVSLPLLIAFSVAQLSKSSIGVIVADGPFSHQFGLDKHPGSVGWLTSLFLYAYGVALFLWGFVLKRIGPRKSMLIGTAIWVVALALPPFVNTLNQLYGTRILLAIGEACFYPVAHTLTARWFPMHERARANASWLSGIFVGSALGSSLTTTMLSSAGWRATFFVQAVVAALFAFCVVLVLLQDRPDSSQGVSEEEVKHIVEGRFESTTVIPKRGPESPFRNYRYWLTMLMYIGTNAPFYGLVTWVPLYLRDERHVDLGDIGLLLTVANVLSIIVMVLVGRASDRKVKRAGWAAWGFAIEGIGIAGTALFGNAGVDSFFIFLGLAGNAWCVVTNWTLLHSLMPTRQSEYSSSVFSSLTNLVGAALPGLMGTLLTATGSYTAGFGVLFFSVVVSLGCCLVLRPQGY
- a CDS encoding FadR/GntR family transcriptional regulator — protein: MPPRRASANSADGQSGRLLSPVNDRRISALIVDQVRTLIHEGKLSPGDRLPPEREMCERFGVSRVTVREALRVLEAGGLVEIRVGAHGGAFVTQPTSDRVGASIVDLLTLSSVTATEVTEVRLVLEVGIIPNLCAHADEADIAALTSICDRQEAALASGEYDVSLSAEFHTRLAAATHNTAFEMLVRSFHGPLLMSLRTAKSTAPEMGHRGLEEHRAILAAIKSGDAESGARIMREHLTRTADRLCLDEPEQGAEVADTVTRG